A region of Actinobacillus porcitonsillarum DNA encodes the following proteins:
- a CDS encoding ribonuclease T2 family protein — protein sequence MKLSKTTLNIIILIFAALISYFFGSKEKEKSITPATQTQTTVQTQPTPQTTTSSPKTTVITSSAKETDYDAVMAEDNLGQNATAPVHYYMLALSWSPSFCENQKQKNGGYVPQRLSYQCAGNQNFGWVIHGLWPQNKNARSVNDQPRYCQGDLAPLSPQLLEKYLPESPGMTLLQGQWEKHGACAFNNAEEYFAKQKALFQSLTLPHSDMRKNELFRWMRKNNPQLDRVYLGASKNELYICYDKSWQPMDCPQSH from the coding sequence ATGAAATTATCAAAAACAACCCTCAATATAATTATTCTGATCTTTGCTGCGCTTATTTCTTATTTCTTTGGTTCTAAAGAAAAAGAAAAAAGCATTACGCCAGCAACACAAACTCAGACGACTGTCCAAACTCAACCAACACCCCAAACAACAACTTCATCGCCAAAAACCACTGTAATAACCTCCTCTGCAAAAGAAACAGATTATGATGCGGTTATGGCAGAAGATAATCTCGGGCAAAACGCCACTGCGCCGGTACATTACTATATGTTAGCGCTCTCTTGGTCACCTTCTTTTTGTGAAAACCAAAAACAAAAAAATGGCGGCTATGTACCACAACGCCTCAGCTATCAATGTGCCGGCAATCAAAACTTTGGCTGGGTTATTCACGGTTTATGGCCACAAAATAAAAATGCTCGTTCAGTCAATGACCAACCACGTTATTGTCAAGGCGATTTAGCACCACTTTCGCCACAACTACTCGAAAAATACTTACCGGAATCTCCAGGAATGACGCTCTTACAAGGGCAATGGGAGAAGCACGGAGCTTGTGCGTTTAATAATGCAGAAGAATACTTTGCAAAACAAAAAGCTCTTTTCCAAAGCCTTACACTACCTCACTCAGATATGCGTAAAAATGAACTTTTCCGTTGGATGCGTAAAAACAACCCACAATTAGATCGTGTTTATTTGGGTGCAAGTAAGAATGAACTCTACATTTGTTACGATAAATCTTGGCAACCAATGGATTGCCCACAATCTCATTAA
- the mglA gene encoding galactose/methyl galactoside ABC transporter ATP-binding protein MglA, whose protein sequence is MTNEVLLTMTNVSKSFPGVKALDKANLTVKSHSVHALMGENGAGKSTLLKCLFGIYAKDEGEILFLGKPVNFRTSKEALENGISMVHQELNLVKQVSVMDNLWLGRYPLKGPFVDHTKMYNDTKAIFDELDIDVDPREKVAKLSVSQMQMIEIAKAFSYNAKIVIMDEPTSSLSEKEVEHLFKIIQKLKERGCGIIYISHKMDEIFKICDEVTILRDGKWVNTVPIKETTMEQVVSMMVGRELTQRFPEKTNVPKETVLVVEHLTAKNQPSIQDISFELRKGEILGIAGLVGAKRTDIVETIFGVREKASGTIKLNGKVVNNRNAFEAINNGFALVTEERRSTGIYANLSIEFNSLISNMKSYLGRFGLLSNKKMKSDTQWVIDSMNVKTPSHETTIGSLSGGNQQKVIIGRWLLTQPEVLMLDEPTRGIDIGAKFEIYQLILELANKDKGIIMISSEMPELLGVTDRILVMSNGRMAGIVETAKTSQEEILQLAAKYL, encoded by the coding sequence ATGACAAACGAAGTACTGCTCACCATGACGAATGTTAGTAAGTCTTTTCCGGGGGTAAAGGCCCTTGATAAAGCGAATTTAACCGTAAAATCCCATAGTGTTCACGCCTTAATGGGGGAGAACGGTGCCGGTAAATCAACATTATTGAAATGTTTATTCGGGATTTACGCAAAAGATGAAGGCGAAATTTTATTTTTAGGTAAACCCGTTAATTTTAGAACCTCAAAAGAAGCCTTGGAAAATGGGATTTCGATGGTGCATCAAGAGCTTAACTTGGTAAAACAAGTGAGTGTGATGGACAATCTTTGGCTTGGTCGTTATCCATTAAAAGGACCTTTTGTTGATCATACAAAAATGTATAACGACACAAAAGCGATCTTTGATGAATTGGATATTGATGTTGATCCTCGTGAAAAAGTAGCAAAACTTTCTGTATCACAAATGCAGATGATCGAAATTGCTAAGGCTTTTTCTTATAACGCCAAGATTGTGATTATGGATGAACCGACTTCCTCTCTTTCAGAAAAAGAGGTTGAGCATCTGTTTAAAATCATTCAAAAGCTCAAAGAGAGAGGGTGTGGCATTATTTATATCTCACACAAGATGGATGAGATTTTTAAAATTTGTGATGAAGTTACGATTTTACGTGATGGTAAATGGGTTAATACCGTGCCAATTAAAGAGACTACCATGGAGCAAGTGGTTTCAATGATGGTAGGGCGGGAATTGACACAACGTTTCCCTGAAAAAACGAATGTGCCGAAAGAAACGGTATTAGTGGTAGAGCATCTGACTGCTAAAAATCAGCCTTCGATCCAAGATATTAGTTTTGAGCTACGTAAAGGCGAAATTCTCGGTATCGCCGGCTTGGTGGGAGCAAAGCGGACAGATATTGTCGAAACCATTTTTGGGGTGCGTGAAAAAGCCTCCGGTACAATTAAGCTCAATGGCAAAGTCGTGAATAACCGCAATGCCTTTGAAGCGATCAACAATGGCTTTGCATTAGTGACCGAAGAACGCCGTTCAACGGGGATCTACGCCAATTTGAGCATTGAATTTAACTCATTGATTTCCAATATGAAATCATATTTGGGCAGATTTGGCTTATTAAGTAATAAGAAAATGAAAAGCGATACCCAATGGGTAATTGATTCAATGAATGTTAAAACGCCGTCCCACGAAACAACGATTGGCTCGCTATCCGGTGGTAATCAACAAAAAGTGATTATCGGACGTTGGTTGCTCACACAACCTGAAGTGTTAATGCTGGATGAGCCGACTCGGGGTATTGATATCGGCGCCAAATTTGAGATTTACCAATTGATTCTTGAGCTGGCAAATAAGGATAAAGGAATCATTATGATTTCATCAGAAATGCCGGAACTATTAGGGGTAACAGACCGTATTCTCGTCATGAGTAATGGCAGAATGGCAGGAATTG
- a CDS encoding SprT family zinc-dependent metalloprotease: MTDLRILKLQASRQLKQDLAKANLYFQKNFPLPTLNYALRGAKAGVAYLQQNEIRLNPTLLQENGTAFIQQVVPHELAHLLVYQLFGRVKPHGKEWKMVMEQVLHVPAEIYHRFDTSNATKHYAYQCGCQTHQLSAKRHHAIVHQKRSYICKKCQKPLHLITNL; the protein is encoded by the coding sequence ATGACCGATTTACGTATCTTAAAATTACAAGCCTCTCGCCAACTCAAACAAGATTTGGCGAAGGCAAATCTTTACTTTCAGAAAAACTTTCCCCTGCCAACACTAAATTATGCCTTAAGAGGTGCAAAGGCGGGCGTTGCTTATTTACAACAAAATGAGATTCGCCTTAATCCAACCTTATTACAAGAAAATGGCACTGCATTTATTCAGCAAGTGGTTCCTCATGAATTAGCACATTTGTTGGTTTATCAACTTTTTGGACGGGTAAAACCACACGGCAAAGAATGGAAAATGGTCATGGAACAAGTACTCCACGTACCTGCCGAAATTTATCATCGCTTTGATACTTCAAATGCTACAAAACACTATGCTTATCAATGTGGTTGTCAAACGCATCAACTCTCAGCTAAGCGGCATCATGCCATTGTTCATCAGAAACGGAGCTATATTTGCAAAAAATGCCAAAAACCACTCCATTTGATAACTAATTTATAA
- the mglB gene encoding galactose/glucose ABC transporter substrate-binding protein MglB, protein MKKAVLSAIALSVALGATVGVAQAKDRIGVTIYKYDDNFMALMRKEIEKEAKNLKDVELLMNDSQNTQSIQNDQVDVLLSKGVKALAINLVDPSAAPTIIGKAKGEDVPVVFFNKDPGAAAIGSYEKAYYVGTDPKESGIIQGDLIAKQWKATPALDTNKDGKIQYVMLKGEPGHPDAEARTKYVVEELNRQGIQTEQLFVDTGMWDAALAKDKMDAWLTSPKANSIEVVISNNDGMAMGALEAAKAHGKKLPIFGVDALPEVLQLIKKGEIAGTVLNDGENQAKAVVQLSANLADGKAAGEGTNWKIDQKVVRVPYVGVDATNLDKFLK, encoded by the coding sequence ATGAAAAAAGCCGTATTAAGTGCAATTGCATTATCTGTCGCATTAGGAGCCACGGTAGGGGTTGCACAAGCTAAGGATCGCATTGGTGTCACAATTTACAAATACGATGATAATTTTATGGCATTAATGCGTAAAGAAATTGAGAAAGAAGCTAAAAATCTCAAAGACGTTGAGTTGCTGATGAATGACTCACAAAATACGCAATCAATTCAAAATGACCAAGTCGATGTTTTGTTATCTAAAGGGGTAAAAGCACTTGCGATTAACCTTGTGGATCCATCTGCCGCACCAACCATTATTGGTAAAGCAAAAGGTGAGGATGTGCCTGTTGTATTCTTTAACAAAGATCCAGGGGCGGCGGCGATTGGTAGCTATGAAAAAGCTTATTATGTCGGAACAGATCCAAAAGAATCCGGTATTATCCAAGGCGATTTGATTGCAAAACAATGGAAAGCGACACCGGCATTAGATACCAATAAAGACGGTAAAATTCAATATGTGATGCTTAAAGGCGAACCGGGACATCCAGATGCGGAAGCTCGCACCAAATATGTGGTTGAGGAGCTCAATCGCCAAGGTATTCAAACAGAACAACTCTTTGTTGATACCGGTATGTGGGATGCAGCGCTTGCCAAAGATAAAATGGATGCGTGGCTAACCAGTCCGAAAGCGAACAGTATTGAGGTCGTTATTTCAAATAATGATGGTATGGCAATGGGTGCACTAGAAGCTGCGAAAGCTCACGGTAAAAAACTACCAATCTTTGGGGTGGATGCATTACCTGAAGTGTTACAGTTAATCAAAAAAGGTGAAATTGCAGGTACTGTCTTAAATGATGGTGAAAACCAAGCAAAAGCGGTTGTACAACTTTCTGCAAACCTTGCTGATGGTAAAGCTGCCGGAGAAGGTACAAATTGGAAAATTGACCAAAAAGTGGTTCGTGTACCTTATGTTGGCGTAGATGCGACAAATTTAGATAAATTCTTAAAATAA
- a CDS encoding NAD(P)/FAD-dependent oxidoreductase, producing the protein METIVIVGGGAGGLELATYLGNKIGKKKANVILIDRNTTHLWKPLLHEVATGSLDDGTDAVSYRAHATHHNFSFRQGTMSGLDRENKQVIIAPIYNEEGELLVAERRIAYDKLVLAIGSQSNDFGTKGVKENCFFLDGSEQAKMFQKRFLESVLKFSFNDDHDVKIAIVGGGATGIELSADLYNAAAHLNDYGFGKLKRTNINVTLIEAGPRLIPALTEKVSAAALSELTKTGVDVRLNTMVTEALEDGLITKDGEKIEADLMVWAAGVKAPEFTKEFGFETNRLNQIEIKDTLQTTVDDSVYVIGDCAALMQDGKPIPPRAQAAHQMAKVCGKNIVAALEGKPLQSFKFNDKGSLLSFSHFGTVGNLMGNLTKGDMFIEGKIARMAYLSLYRMHQVALHGWVKTALILLVGQINRFLRPSMKLH; encoded by the coding sequence ATGGAAACAATCGTCATTGTTGGCGGTGGCGCAGGTGGGTTAGAACTTGCGACTTATTTAGGCAACAAAATCGGTAAAAAGAAAGCGAACGTGATTCTTATCGATCGCAATACAACACATCTTTGGAAACCACTATTACACGAAGTAGCAACAGGTTCATTAGATGATGGCACAGATGCTGTGAGCTATCGCGCACATGCAACCCATCATAACTTTTCTTTCCGCCAAGGCACGATGTCCGGCTTAGATCGTGAAAATAAACAAGTAATTATTGCGCCAATTTATAATGAAGAAGGCGAATTACTTGTGGCAGAACGCCGTATTGCCTATGATAAGTTAGTGCTTGCTATCGGTAGCCAATCAAACGATTTCGGTACCAAAGGGGTAAAAGAAAACTGCTTCTTCCTTGATGGTTCTGAGCAAGCCAAAATGTTCCAAAAACGCTTTTTAGAATCCGTATTAAAATTCTCATTTAACGATGATCACGATGTGAAAATTGCTATCGTGGGTGGTGGTGCAACCGGTATAGAGCTTTCAGCTGACCTTTACAATGCTGCTGCACACTTAAATGATTATGGCTTTGGGAAATTAAAACGTACAAATATCAATGTAACCTTAATTGAAGCCGGTCCTCGCTTAATTCCTGCATTAACGGAAAAAGTGTCTGCTGCCGCACTCTCTGAATTAACCAAAACAGGGGTAGATGTTCGTTTAAATACGATGGTTACTGAAGCCTTAGAAGATGGACTTATTACCAAAGACGGCGAAAAGATCGAAGCGGATTTAATGGTTTGGGCAGCCGGTGTAAAAGCTCCAGAGTTTACCAAAGAGTTTGGTTTTGAAACGAACCGCTTAAACCAAATTGAAATTAAAGATACGTTACAAACAACGGTCGATGATTCTGTTTATGTAATCGGCGATTGCGCTGCGCTTATGCAAGACGGCAAGCCGATTCCACCGCGCGCACAAGCCGCTCACCAAATGGCAAAAGTATGTGGCAAAAATATCGTGGCAGCATTAGAAGGAAAACCACTTCAGTCATTCAAATTCAATGATAAAGGTTCTCTTTTATCCTTCTCTCACTTTGGTACAGTGGGTAACTTAATGGGTAATCTAACTAAAGGCGATATGTTTATTGAAGGAAAAATTGCCCGTATGGCTTACCTTTCACTTTACCGCATGCACCAAGTTGCTTTACACGGTTGGGTAAAAACAGCGTTAATTCTCCTTGTGGGTCAAATTAACCGCTTCTTACGCCCATCAATGAAATTACACTAA